One Campylobacter massiliensis DNA window includes the following coding sequences:
- a CDS encoding RluA family pseudouridine synthase, which produces MTEKEIKILDDTQTRADAFLATELNVARNQALNLIKSGSVSLNGKPLNKPSAKLNLGDVLRIKFEQNEPNMAKFEAEFEVPIIYEDEDLLVLNKPANLVVHPAPSVKEPTLVDWLGAKGFLLSNLSRQSRAGIVHRLDKGTSGAIVVAKNNAAHAALSKQLSDKSMGRIYLALTDLPLKQNCTVERAIGRNPANRLKKAIVSSGRAAKSAFVNLLFGEFDGPVQGKNAGVNLIAAKLFTGRTHQIRVHLASLNRHILGDALYGFKSEKDKIARVMLHAYGLYFTHPRTGEQMSFVAPVWDDFSEILLSKFSKENIDEKIDFMGLSELFSHCDEWMRIL; this is translated from the coding sequence ATGACGGAAAAAGAGATCAAAATTTTAGATGATACGCAGACGAGGGCGGATGCGTTTTTGGCGACCGAGCTAAACGTCGCTAGAAACCAAGCGCTAAATTTGATAAAAAGCGGGTCGGTTAGCCTAAACGGCAAGCCGCTAAATAAGCCTTCCGCAAAGTTAAATTTGGGCGACGTTTTGAGGATCAAATTTGAGCAAAACGAGCCCAATATGGCTAAATTTGAAGCGGAATTTGAAGTGCCGATCATTTACGAGGATGAGGATTTGCTCGTGCTAAATAAACCTGCAAATTTAGTCGTCCATCCCGCTCCTAGCGTTAAAGAACCCACGCTTGTGGACTGGCTCGGGGCGAAGGGGTTTTTGCTATCAAATTTAAGCAGACAAAGTAGGGCGGGCATCGTGCATAGGCTGGATAAAGGCACTAGCGGAGCTATCGTCGTAGCTAAAAATAACGCCGCTCACGCCGCGCTTTCAAAGCAGCTAAGCGATAAAAGCATGGGACGCATCTATCTAGCGCTAACAGATCTGCCGCTCAAGCAAAACTGCACCGTAGAGCGAGCTATCGGACGAAATCCCGCTAACCGCCTAAAAAAGGCGATAGTTTCAAGCGGCCGCGCGGCAAAGAGTGCCTTTGTGAATCTGCTTTTTGGCGAATTTGACGGCCCCGTGCAGGGTAAAAACGCAGGCGTAAATTTGATCGCGGCAAAGCTTTTTACAGGTAGAACTCACCAGATCAGAGTGCATCTAGCTAGCCTAAACCGCCATATTTTGGGCGATGCTTTATACGGTTTTAAGAGCGAAAAGGATAAAATCGCCCGAGTAATGCTTCACGCCTACGGGCTATATTTCACGCATCCGCGCACGGGCGAACAAATGAGCTTTGTAGCACCCGTCTGGGATGATTTTAGTGAAATTTTACTTAGCAAATTTAGCAAGGAGAATATAGATGAAAAGATTGATTTTATGGGGCTTAGCGAGCTCTTTAGCCATTGTGATGAGTGGATGCGTATCCTCTAG
- a CDS encoding fibronectin type III domain-containing protein — protein MKRLILWGLASSLAIVMSGCVSSSGPAQVNPNLPTVQSLKTISDMTEVGFEWTPTPTSNVAGYYLYRSNPNENNGKMKVVADIKDRFASHYVDANLAPETTYAYEMRTYNASKQISGPGMIVSVTTKALMDSVPFVRALTNLPERVKLIWRPHPDLRVASYVIEKADINKENWRQIAEVKGRLNAEYIDDDVKSGRSYKYRVFVKTTSGTISKPSEIVDSTTKQLPSEVVNAQATQDVPKKIILTWDSVANDDFGYYKIYSASSKFMPYTYLVKTTSNSYEDLINENGATRYYKITIVDKDGLESKKPSEPIIGMTLGAIDAPVVSSIVADSTAVKLTWSASDKARSFTVIRDGGGSEQKFTNITGNEFVDNSVAYGQKYSYKVIAVDEYGISSDASQKAEIAVE, from the coding sequence ATGAAAAGATTGATTTTATGGGGCTTAGCGAGCTCTTTAGCCATTGTGATGAGTGGATGCGTATCCTCTAGCGGGCCTGCGCAAGTAAATCCGAATTTGCCGACCGTCCAGAGCCTAAAAACTATAAGCGATATGACCGAAGTTGGCTTTGAGTGGACGCCGACTCCTACCTCAAACGTCGCAGGCTACTATCTATACCGCTCAAATCCAAACGAAAATAACGGCAAAATGAAAGTCGTAGCCGACATAAAAGACCGCTTTGCTAGCCACTACGTGGACGCAAATTTGGCTCCAGAGACGACATATGCGTACGAGATGAGGACATATAACGCAAGCAAGCAAATTTCAGGCCCAGGCATGATCGTTAGCGTCACAACTAAGGCGCTTATGGACTCCGTGCCTTTTGTTAGAGCGCTTACGAATTTGCCAGAGCGCGTGAAACTCATCTGGAGACCGCATCCAGATCTTCGCGTGGCGTCTTATGTCATCGAAAAAGCCGATATAAATAAAGAAAACTGGAGACAAATCGCCGAGGTAAAAGGTAGACTAAACGCCGAGTATATCGATGACGACGTGAAGTCGGGCAGAAGCTACAAGTATAGAGTTTTCGTAAAAACTACTAGCGGAACGATCTCAAAGCCTAGCGAGATCGTGGACTCTACAACGAAACAGTTACCAAGCGAGGTCGTAAATGCCCAAGCTACTCAAGACGTGCCCAAAAAGATTATTTTAACGTGGGACAGCGTGGCTAACGACGACTTTGGCTACTATAAAATTTACAGCGCGTCAAGCAAATTTATGCCATACACTTATCTCGTGAAAACCACGTCTAATAGCTACGAGGATCTAATAAACGAAAACGGCGCAACCAGGTACTATAAAATCACCATCGTCGATAAAGACGGCCTAGAGTCTAAAAAACCTAGCGAGCCTATCATCGGTATGACGCTAGGTGCTATCGATGCGCCGGTCGTATCCTCTATCGTGGCCGATAGCACGGCGGTTAAGCTCACGTGGAGCGCCTCTGATAAGGCCAGAAGCTTTACCGTTATAAGAGACGGCGGCGGAAGCGAGCAGAAATTTACAAATATAACTGGCAATGAATTTGTCGATAATAGCGTTGCTTACGGGCAAAAATATAGCTATAAAGTGATCGCCGTAGATGAATACGGCATTAGCTCCGACGCTTCTCAAAAAGCAGAGATAGCCGTCGAATAA
- the trmB gene encoding tRNA (guanosine(46)-N7)-methyltransferase TrmB, with amino-acid sequence MPNFIAKNVNFTPKECGEISFLWEAHGRQGVSLIYTKSSSEEFFITLKKRENDWVVKGEKLTKPAKIGLLQNALVKFKELYCDQVLSEAIAVKNTHLTQKDSAIFSVSELLENLNQSEFESKFIEIGFGSGRHLLFQAENNPNTLVIGIEVYKPSLEQVAKLAKARNLNNVMLVNCDARLFLSLVESNFIDKIFLHFPVPWDDAPHRRVASAKFVLECERTLKAGGKFELRTDSREYADFTLAQILNLSNADVQIYKNRDLKVSSKYEDRWKRHQKDIYDVIFTCEKQSEPRADQGELKFENGYDASKVAAKFSNQTIKEDDFFLHLEEKYEKDGEILIRAAFGAFNAPEHCYVLLGEKGAEYFIKKPLVTAENLKAHLALKEYLADAKNN; translated from the coding sequence ATGCCCAATTTTATAGCTAAAAACGTAAATTTTACTCCAAAAGAGTGCGGCGAGATAAGCTTTTTGTGGGAGGCTCACGGCAGGCAGGGCGTTAGCCTTATTTATACCAAAAGCTCTAGTGAGGAGTTTTTTATCACGCTAAAAAAGCGCGAAAACGACTGGGTCGTAAAAGGCGAAAAGCTAACAAAGCCTGCCAAAATAGGGCTTTTGCAAAATGCTTTGGTTAAATTTAAAGAGCTTTATTGCGATCAAGTTTTAAGCGAAGCCATCGCGGTAAAAAACACGCACCTCACGCAAAAAGACTCAGCTATTTTTAGCGTGAGCGAGTTGCTTGAAAATTTAAATCAGAGCGAATTTGAAAGTAAATTTATCGAGATAGGATTCGGCTCGGGCAGGCACTTGCTATTTCAGGCGGAAAATAACCCAAATACGCTAGTTATCGGCATCGAGGTCTATAAGCCCTCGCTCGAGCAAGTCGCAAAGCTGGCAAAAGCTCGAAATCTAAACAACGTCATGCTCGTAAACTGCGACGCGAGGCTGTTTTTATCGCTCGTGGAGTCAAATTTTATCGATAAAATTTTCCTTCATTTTCCGGTGCCTTGGGACGATGCTCCTCATAGGCGCGTGGCGTCGGCTAAATTTGTCCTGGAGTGCGAGCGAACGCTAAAAGCGGGCGGCAAATTTGAGCTAAGAACCGATAGCCGCGAGTATGCGGACTTTACTTTGGCGCAAATTTTAAATTTGAGCAACGCCGACGTGCAAATTTATAAAAATCGCGATCTAAAAGTAAGTAGCAAATATGAAGACCGCTGGAAAAGGCACCAAAAAGATATTTACGACGTTATCTTTACCTGCGAAAAACAAAGCGAACCAAGAGCTGATCAGGGCGAGCTAAAATTTGAAAACGGCTACGACGCGAGCAAGGTCGCGGCTAAATTTAGCAACCAAACGATAAAAGAGGATGATTTTTTCTTGCATTTAGAGGAAAAATACGAAAAAGACGGCGAAATTTTGATTCGCGCGGCGTTTGGCGCATTTAACGCGCCCGAGCATTGTTATGTTTTACTCGGCGAAAAAGGCGCGGAATATTTTATAAAAAAGCCGCTCGTTACGGCTGAAAATTTAAAGGCGCATCTTGCGTTGAAGGAGTATTTGGCGGATGCAAAAAATAATTAG
- a CDS encoding cell division ATP-binding protein FtsE has product MQKIISASGLCLGYEGCEKLITDAKFDIYANDFVFITGQSGSGKSTLLKSFYGEIKPSAGSLNVCLTDMMNLGGQNLDKLRQRIGVVFQNYRLISEWNIEKNVMLPLMIKGLSANVCKNQATKLLKHVNLLHRAHKYPNELSGGEQQRAAMARALAHNPNLLLCDEPTGSLDEYSSDVIWGLLRSAKEFLGTCIVVVTHRVPSSLRVPYRHFVIEDGHLHEIL; this is encoded by the coding sequence ATGCAAAAAATAATTAGCGCAAGCGGGCTTTGCCTAGGATACGAAGGTTGTGAAAAGCTCATAACGGACGCGAAATTCGACATTTACGCCAATGATTTTGTTTTTATCACCGGGCAAAGCGGTAGCGGCAAATCGACGCTTTTAAAATCTTTTTACGGCGAGATAAAGCCAAGCGCTGGCTCGCTAAACGTCTGCCTAACAGATATGATGAATTTAGGCGGGCAAAATCTAGATAAACTAAGGCAGCGCATCGGAGTGGTTTTTCAAAACTACCGTCTGATAAGCGAGTGGAACATCGAAAAAAACGTGATGCTGCCGCTAATGATAAAAGGCCTTAGCGCTAATGTTTGTAAAAATCAGGCAACCAAGCTCTTAAAGCACGTAAATTTGCTCCACAGAGCGCACAAGTATCCAAACGAGCTAAGCGGCGGAGAACAGCAGAGAGCTGCGATGGCTAGGGCGCTAGCGCATAATCCAAATTTGCTGCTTTGCGACGAGCCTACGGGTAGCCTCGATGAATATTCAAGCGACGTTATCTGGGGGCTTTTGCGCTCGGCCAAGGAGTTTTTGGGTACCTGCATCGTGGTGGTTACGCACAGGGTGCCAAGCTCGCTAAGGGTGCCTTACAGGCATTTTGTTATAGAAGACGGACATTTGCATGAAATCCTTTAA
- a CDS encoding cell division protein FtsX, protein MKSFKTHLSVIIPLVALLVGIQFILLVGRVVDEYESVMNKDYSIIIVSQNELNTTDIKPLIYTFESLEPLSSKPVLERLAKDISSKNIAVLQNALPKFYSLKLNAFPSTQYMQEIKDKISKINGVSRVETFSKTHDKIYKIMQLIKNISAIFSGLIGLIGLMLIAKQMRIWLYEHKERIEIMTLLGAPSWLKSGALYKNALFDSFIATVLVAVFYIILPDLQPVKEVAADLNINLPAIDLFYEGGVLLGVSLAISFFAVYLVMRKARAI, encoded by the coding sequence ATGAAATCCTTTAAAACTCATCTAAGCGTGATAATCCCGCTCGTGGCGCTGCTCGTGGGCATTCAGTTTATATTGCTAGTCGGGCGAGTGGTGGACGAGTACGAGTCCGTGATGAACAAAGACTACAGTATCATCATCGTAAGTCAAAACGAGCTAAACACTACCGACATAAAGCCGCTCATTTATACCTTCGAGTCGCTTGAGCCGCTTAGCTCAAAGCCCGTGCTAGAGAGGCTTGCTAAGGATATATCGTCTAAAAATATCGCCGTTTTGCAAAACGCGTTGCCTAAATTTTACTCGCTAAAGCTAAACGCCTTTCCAAGCACCCAATATATGCAGGAAATCAAGGACAAAATTTCAAAGATTAACGGCGTGAGCAGGGTTGAGACATTTTCAAAAACGCACGATAAAATTTATAAAATCATGCAGCTGATTAAAAATATTTCGGCGATATTTTCGGGGCTAATCGGGTTAATCGGGCTTATGCTCATCGCAAAACAGATGCGAATTTGGCTATACGAGCACAAGGAGCGCATCGAGATAATGACGCTGCTGGGAGCTCCGTCGTGGCTAAAATCGGGCGCGTTATACAAAAACGCGTTGTTTGATTCGTTTATAGCGACCGTTTTGGTGGCGGTTTTTTATATTATTTTGCCGGATTTGCAGCCCGTTAAAGAGGTCGCTGCGGATCTAAATATAAATTTGCCCGCGATTGATCTGTTTTACGAAGGCGGAGTGTTGCTGGGCGTTTCGCTTGCGATAAGCTTTTTTGCCGTTTATCTCGTGATGAGAAAAGCAAGGGCGATATGA
- a CDS encoding murein hydrolase activator EnvC family protein produces MRKICVLLAAALCLNASTGEKIKNQTTYLESSKELEKQLNKKLDDLAGDILGGEKSVKQTDDKMKELIMQIAQLENSAKSASGELDELVKQNKDLTQSQKDIQKSIVHIISDEFSFDLIMPKEYEEGVDSIIATEILSKLNSVLKDDFNELAKQYESTQNLIKTQNDKIDGIKSNLKTFKFKQAELVSLQDKQMKTLANLKRDKEIYQKQLSRLQAQQDEIRKTLEELKIVAKRESEEAKKALAAQKAAEAKAQKNKKDKKGEVAASASEGDVKQFGSSYQTSLVKKYSGEKTIAPLDGFTVKQKFGNYVDPIYNIKIFNESVVLSANSADAKVKSVFNGKVVFAKETAMLDKVVIIENPNGIHTIYAHLSQIAPTVKVGAKVQKGYVIGRVQRDLTFEVTQKNYHIDPLELISLK; encoded by the coding sequence ATGAGAAAAATTTGCGTTTTGCTGGCTGCCGCGCTTTGCTTAAATGCAAGCACGGGCGAAAAGATAAAAAATCAAACGACCTATCTCGAGTCCTCAAAAGAGCTTGAAAAACAGCTAAATAAAAAGCTCGACGACCTAGCCGGCGACATACTCGGTGGCGAAAAAAGCGTCAAGCAAACCGACGATAAGATGAAAGAGCTCATCATGCAAATAGCTCAGCTAGAAAACAGCGCAAAAAGCGCTAGTGGCGAGCTTGACGAGCTAGTAAAGCAAAACAAAGACCTCACGCAAAGCCAAAAAGACATCCAAAAAAGCATCGTGCACATCATCTCAGACGAGTTTTCTTTCGATCTCATAATGCCAAAAGAGTACGAGGAGGGCGTTGATAGCATCATCGCAACCGAGATCTTAAGCAAACTAAATTCGGTACTAAAAGATGATTTTAACGAGCTAGCTAAGCAGTACGAAAGTACGCAAAATTTGATAAAAACCCAAAACGACAAGATCGACGGGATAAAGTCGAATTTAAAAACCTTTAAATTTAAGCAAGCCGAGCTCGTTTCTCTGCAGGATAAGCAGATGAAAACGCTGGCGAATTTAAAGCGGGATAAGGAAATTTATCAAAAGCAACTCTCGCGCCTACAAGCCCAACAAGACGAGATCAGAAAGACGCTAGAAGAGCTAAAAATCGTCGCAAAAAGGGAGAGCGAGGAGGCTAAAAAAGCCCTAGCCGCGCAAAAAGCGGCCGAAGCCAAAGCTCAAAAAAATAAGAAAGATAAAAAAGGCGAGGTTGCCGCAAGCGCGTCTGAGGGCGACGTGAAGCAGTTTGGCTCGAGCTATCAAACTAGCCTTGTTAAAAAATATAGCGGCGAAAAGACGATCGCGCCGCTTGACGGTTTTACGGTCAAGCAAAAATTCGGCAACTACGTAGACCCCATCTATAACATCAAAATTTTTAACGAATCGGTCGTGCTAAGCGCAAATTCGGCCGACGCAAAGGTAAAAAGCGTATTTAACGGCAAAGTGGTCTTTGCCAAAGAAACTGCGATGCTAGATAAAGTAGTCATCATCGAAAATCCAAACGGCATCCACACGATCTATGCCCACCTTAGCCAGATCGCTCCTACGGTAAAAGTGGGTGCAAAAGTGCAAAAAGGCTACGTCATCGGGCGCGTCCAGCGAGATCTGACTTTTGAAGTAACGCAGAAAAACTACCACATAGACCCCCTCGAGCTAATCAGCCTAAAATAG
- the pyrH gene encoding UMP kinase: MERKKRILVKFSGEALAGDSGFGIDNAVLKFIAKQIKELVENGIQVGIVIGGGNIIRGVSAARDGIIKRTSGDHMGMLATVINSIAMREALESVGLDVRVQSAIKMEAICETFIVGRANRHLEKGRVVIFAAGTGNPFFTTDTAATLRAIEIDSDMIIKATKVDGVYDKDPHKFENATLLKELNYELAMSDDIKVMDDTAIALAKDNSLPILVCNMFKDGNLLKIIQGDESAFCSIVRN; this comes from the coding sequence ATGGAGCGAAAAAAGCGAATTTTAGTTAAATTTTCAGGCGAGGCGCTAGCCGGCGACAGCGGCTTTGGCATAGATAACGCGGTGCTTAAATTTATCGCAAAACAGATCAAAGAGCTAGTCGAAAACGGCATCCAAGTGGGTATCGTTATCGGCGGAGGCAACATTATACGCGGCGTTAGCGCGGCTAGAGACGGCATCATAAAGCGCACTAGCGGCGATCACATGGGCATGCTAGCTACCGTGATAAACTCTATCGCGATGAGAGAAGCGCTGGAGAGCGTAGGCCTGGACGTGCGCGTACAAAGCGCGATAAAGATGGAGGCTATCTGCGAGACTTTCATCGTCGGGCGCGCAAACAGACACCTTGAAAAAGGTCGCGTGGTGATCTTTGCTGCGGGCACGGGAAATCCATTTTTCACCACCGATACGGCGGCTACCCTGCGCGCTATCGAGATAGATTCAGATATGATAATCAAAGCTACGAAAGTGGACGGCGTTTACGACAAAGACCCGCATAAATTTGAAAATGCGACGTTGCTGAAAGAGCTAAACTACGAGCTTGCTATGAGTGACGATATCAAAGTGATGGACGATACCGCTATCGCGCTAGCTAAGGATAATTCGCTACCGATCTTGGTGTGTAATATGTTTAAAGATGGAAACCTGCTCAAAATCATACAGGGCGACGAGAGTGCGTTTTGCTCTATCGTAAGAAATTAA
- a CDS encoding DNA-directed RNA polymerase subunit omega encodes MRSEEVAAKALKLVGDDRYKLALVVAKRAEALAGGAKSLLDIDVTKMKFADIALREIAEGKIALEGIVEAAK; translated from the coding sequence ATGAGATCTGAAGAAGTAGCGGCAAAGGCACTAAAACTCGTCGGAGACGATAGATATAAGCTGGCTCTAGTCGTAGCAAAAAGAGCCGAGGCTCTAGCCGGCGGCGCAAAAAGCCTGCTTGATATCGACGTTACTAAGATGAAATTTGCCGATATCGCCCTACGCGAGATAGCCGAGGGCAAGATAGCTTTAGAGGGCATAGTTGAAGCAGCTAAATAG
- a CDS encoding RelA/SpoT family protein, whose protein sequence is MKQLNSGFLLEQLIDDITACKDVAQARQLLSELINFTPNLERAIECCVISHAGQFRKSGEPYAIHPILVACIVAHMGGDEDMIIAALLHDVVEDTDRSIESVREDFGEEVAKLVEGLTKIVAIREDKLASSESNERLAASAMTFRKMLLISIEDVRVLVVKLCDRLHNMLTLQALRPEKQKRIAEETLMVYAPIAHRLGISSIKNVLEDLSFKYALPEEYKKIDDYLTEHKQQLVLKLNAFTDKIFQILLKNGFSENDFEIQKRIKHHYSIYLKMQRKGISIEEVLDLLAARVLVKEPQDCYLVLGNLHINFNPLISRFKDYVALPKQNGYQTIHTTIFDNKSIFEVQIRTFDMHKTAEYGVAAHWKYKTGGFLNPKLDWLSDISGIENGMEEASENPEELYEYAKDSLYVEDVAVYSPKGDIFTLPRGATALDYAYEIHTHVGLHAKEAYVNRVRVPLLTELKNGDIVSIVTGDEPKYRCSWLGSVKTGKARATIRSYCKQKIRDINNMVAIEILSGIFAVPSQTIEQWLEAENLTKKIFRAAFDSVYLQDVVNALKKYVKRDRPFAIAMTDKYNVKKQKFENIVIYSNHKINSIEFDYCCNPKRGDDIVGFRNYHHVTVHHKLCERFMKLAEEKNEMIFVKWTRVAPHRFKIILSLENRRGSLAEFLTYMAKMQVDLVTISLTETREATADFFELTIELGENLNVNEIKERLRDRYKIIDFVSLDDAYGH, encoded by the coding sequence TTGAAGCAGCTAAATAGCGGATTTTTACTAGAACAATTAATCGACGATATAACCGCTTGCAAAGACGTCGCTCAGGCGAGGCAGTTACTTAGCGAGCTGATAAATTTTACGCCGAATTTAGAGCGCGCGATCGAATGTTGCGTTATCTCGCATGCGGGGCAGTTTAGAAAAAGCGGCGAACCGTACGCGATACACCCTATCTTAGTGGCCTGCATCGTGGCGCACATGGGCGGGGACGAGGATATGATTATCGCCGCCTTGCTGCACGACGTGGTCGAGGATACGGATAGATCGATCGAGAGCGTGCGTGAGGACTTTGGCGAAGAAGTCGCAAAGCTAGTCGAGGGATTAACTAAAATCGTAGCCATCAGAGAGGATAAGCTCGCAAGCTCGGAGTCAAACGAGCGTCTGGCAGCTTCTGCGATGACCTTTCGCAAGATGCTGCTAATCTCCATCGAGGACGTGAGAGTGCTCGTGGTAAAGCTTTGCGATAGGCTGCACAATATGCTCACGTTGCAAGCTTTGCGCCCCGAAAAGCAAAAGCGAATCGCCGAAGAGACGCTGATGGTTTATGCTCCGATCGCGCATAGATTGGGTATTTCGTCGATAAAAAACGTGCTTGAGGACCTTAGCTTTAAGTATGCTTTGCCAGAAGAGTACAAAAAAATCGACGACTACTTAACGGAGCACAAACAGCAGCTCGTGCTAAAGCTAAACGCGTTTACCGATAAAATTTTTCAAATTTTACTTAAAAACGGTTTTAGCGAAAACGACTTTGAGATACAAAAGCGCATCAAGCACCACTACTCGATCTACTTAAAAATGCAGCGAAAAGGCATCTCGATCGAGGAGGTGCTAGACTTGCTAGCCGCTCGCGTGTTAGTTAAAGAGCCGCAGGATTGCTATTTGGTGCTTGGAAATTTACATATAAATTTTAATCCCTTAATCTCGCGCTTCAAAGACTATGTCGCGCTTCCGAAGCAAAACGGCTATCAGACGATACACACTACGATATTTGATAACAAAAGCATATTCGAGGTTCAAATTCGCACCTTTGACATGCACAAGACCGCAGAATACGGCGTCGCAGCGCACTGGAAATATAAAACGGGCGGCTTTTTAAATCCGAAACTAGACTGGCTAAGCGATATCAGCGGTATAGAAAACGGTATGGAGGAAGCGAGCGAAAACCCGGAGGAGCTCTACGAATACGCAAAAGACAGCCTCTATGTCGAGGATGTCGCGGTTTATTCGCCAAAGGGCGATATATTCACGCTTCCGCGCGGCGCTACGGCGCTTGATTACGCTTACGAGATACACACGCACGTAGGCTTGCACGCCAAAGAAGCCTACGTAAACCGCGTGCGAGTACCGCTGCTAACGGAGCTAAAAAACGGCGATATCGTGAGCATCGTGACCGGCGATGAGCCAAAATACCGCTGTTCGTGGCTAGGCAGCGTAAAAACGGGCAAGGCTAGAGCCACGATCCGATCGTACTGCAAGCAAAAGATAAGAGATATCAACAATATGGTCGCGATCGAAATTTTAAGCGGTATCTTTGCCGTACCTTCTCAAACTATCGAGCAGTGGCTAGAGGCTGAAAATTTGACCAAGAAAATTTTTAGAGCCGCGTTTGACTCGGTGTATCTGCAAGACGTGGTAAACGCGCTAAAAAAATACGTAAAAAGAGACCGTCCGTTTGCCATCGCGATGACGGATAAATACAACGTCAAAAAGCAAAAATTTGAAAATATCGTGATCTACTCGAACCACAAAATAAACAGCATCGAGTTTGATTATTGCTGCAATCCAAAGCGCGGCGACGATATCGTGGGATTTAGAAACTATCACCACGTTACTGTCCACCACAAGCTTTGCGAGCGGTTTATGAAGCTAGCCGAAGAGAAAAACGAGATGATTTTCGTCAAATGGACGCGGGTCGCTCCGCATAGATTTAAGATCATTCTGAGCCTTGAAAACAGGCGCGGGTCGTTAGCCGAGTTTTTGACGTATATGGCGAAAATGCAAGTCGATCTCGTAACCATCAGCCTTACCGAGACCAGAGAGGCGACGGCGGACTTTTTTGAGCTAACAATCGAGCTTGGCGAAAATTTGAACGTAAACGAGATAAAAGAGCGACTAAGAGATCGCTACAAGATCATAGACTTCGTGTCGCTTGACGACGCATACGGACATTAA
- the tyrS gene encoding tyrosine--tRNA ligase, protein MGENLSKIMSDIKKGVAEMIDEERVENLVKNYYEKGENFYVKAGFDPTAPDLHLGHTVVLQKMALLQKHGAIVQFLIGDFTGQIGDPSGKSQTRKKLDRETVAANAKTYEEQVFKILDPQKTKIMFNSKWLNELGAAGIVELTSTFAVARMLERDDFEKRYKSGASISISEFLYPLLQGYDSVAMKCDIEMGGTDQKFNLLMGRTLQRVYNVGKEQAVIMMPLLEGLDGVNKMSKSLGNYIGVTDEPNDMFAKVLSVSDELMWRWYELLSEKSTEEIANLKADVASGKAHPKAVKEALALEITARYNGEVAAKEAKAEFDRVHSQNLIPTEMDEFELSAPVWIVQALTHCGLCASSSQARRDIAANAVSLNQEKIADEQLKLGAGEYVLQVGKRKFAKLKVT, encoded by the coding sequence ATGGGCGAAAATTTGAGCAAAATAATGAGCGATATAAAAAAAGGCGTCGCCGAGATGATAGACGAGGAGCGCGTCGAAAATTTAGTAAAAAACTACTACGAAAAGGGCGAAAATTTCTACGTTAAAGCAGGCTTTGACCCGACGGCTCCGGATTTGCACCTAGGCCACACCGTAGTGCTTCAAAAGATGGCTCTTTTGCAAAAGCACGGAGCGATAGTGCAGTTTTTGATAGGCGATTTTACGGGACAAATCGGCGATCCTAGCGGTAAAAGCCAGACGCGTAAAAAACTAGACCGCGAGACTGTGGCGGCAAACGCCAAAACCTACGAGGAACAGGTTTTTAAAATCCTAGACCCGCAAAAAACAAAGATAATGTTTAACTCCAAGTGGCTAAACGAGCTGGGGGCTGCGGGTATCGTGGAGCTAACCAGTACCTTTGCCGTGGCTAGGATGCTTGAGCGCGATGATTTTGAGAAAAGATACAAAAGCGGCGCCTCGATCTCGATAAGCGAATTTTTATACCCGCTGCTTCAGGGCTACGATAGCGTCGCGATGAAATGCGATATCGAGATGGGCGGCACGGATCAGAAATTTAATCTTCTGATGGGGCGAACTTTACAGCGAGTTTACAACGTCGGCAAAGAGCAAGCCGTCATAATGATGCCGCTTTTAGAGGGGCTTGACGGCGTAAATAAAATGAGCAAGAGCTTAGGCAACTACATCGGCGTGACCGACGAGCCAAACGATATGTTTGCTAAAGTTTTGAGCGTGAGCGACGAGCTGATGTGGCGCTGGTACGAGCTTCTTAGCGAAAAAAGCACGGAAGAAATCGCAAATTTAAAAGCGGACGTAGCTAGCGGCAAGGCTCACCCAAAAGCCGTAAAAGAGGCTCTCGCGCTAGAAATCACGGCTAGATATAACGGAGAAGTGGCGGCGAAAGAGGCGAAGGCCGAATTTGACCGCGTGCATTCGCAAAATTTGATCCCGACCGAGATGGACGAGTTTGAGCTCTCAGCTCCGGTTTGGATCGTGCAGGCGCTCACTCACTGCGGGCTCTGCGCTAGCAGCTCTCAGGCACGCCGAGACATTGCGGCAAACGCCGTCAGCCTAAATCAAGAAAAGATCGCCGACGAGCAGCTAAAGCTTGGCGCTGGCGAATACGTCTTGCAAGTGGGCAAGCGTAAATTTGCAAAACTAAAGGTAACCTGA